The following are encoded in a window of Strigops habroptila isolate Jane chromosome 9, bStrHab1.2.pri, whole genome shotgun sequence genomic DNA:
- the RFX7 gene encoding DNA-binding protein RFX7 isoform X2, whose product MSSKESSQQWKGHSRLAKQEVEKFTDLEKLYLYLQLPSGPNNGDKSDQISMSSSRAQQMHAFSWIRNTLEEHPETSLPKQEVYDEYKSYCDNLGYHPLSAADFGKIMKNVFPNMKARRLGTRGKSKYCYSGLRKKAFVHMPTLPNLDFHKTGDGLDGAEPSGQLQSADEEVVSAACRLVCEWAQKVLSQPFDTVLELARFLVKSHYIGTKSMAALTVMAGAPAGIKGIPQPSAFIPTAESNSFQPQVKTLPSPVDAKQQLQRKIQKKQQEQKLQSPLPGESPAKKTEGTTTNGVTSISNGSPAILSPPPIGIVVAAVPSPIPVPRTRQLVTSPSPMGSSDSKVLPLNVQVVTQHMQSVKQPPKTPQNVPASPVGDRSARHRYPQILPKPANTSALTIRSPTTVLFTSSPIKTVVPAPHVNSLNVVKMTAISLAPSSSSVPVKQTPSGSSNAGAVEEGRTGPQIKNGSVVSLQSPGSKPSTVVAAPAVKVKMEPEALLDENSVQGQESSDVSKSVKATPDLPPAQLINFEVATLKVSADDVVETKPDKGCDQGAEEAGTKYKTQSDEITPVSSAGNNQSTIKLSVASQNLSSTSIGSPPTGESAIKDKTCTKSPRKRQPSTLQDSQLPPVKKPLVEQLSAGSAVEGQKANSVKKSPKAGSLANSDNTATLAQVPSNIPVKVPVPSAAAANLTTDFSLSTNVNTSDSALVQQLASASSPDIKVKLEGNLFIIENDSKSDGSFNPNTWHHITKTSDFASVNCEQQQDISVMTIAGHSGSSDLQESAWEPVDCEGMQQDVYNQQLQSQIQDSSLGQIQAQSSNQLPLQSELKEFEHTVPQSNDNFFSFDDDLTQDSIVEELVLMEEQMSMNNSHPYGGCLGMALQSQTAAQGAPVSSHPSSTHFYHSIHNNSTPIHTPTPTPTPTPTPTPTPTPTSEMIAGSQNMSRESPCSRLAQTTPVDSALGSSRHTPIGTPHSNCSSSVPPSPVECRNPFAFTPISSSMAYHDASIISSSPVKPMQRPMATHPDKTKLEWMNNGYSGVSNSSVANHGILTSYQELVEDRFRKPHAFAVPGQSYQSQPRHHDTHFGRVTPVSPVQHQAAPVSSTTKQEGFAVPAPLDNKGTGSSLNNSLRCRSVSPAVHRQRNLSGSTVYPVSNIPRSNLTPFGSPVTPEVHNVFANIHADTSANNIAQRSQSVPLTVMMQTAFPSLQKQTNTKKITNVLLNKLDSDSDDAVRGLGMNNMPSNYTARMNLTQILETSAAFPSANPQNMINSSTSVYEFQTPNYLTKNSSTDQISFSSGDNQAQSDIGEQQLDFSSAVKDILGEDSLPTNQQLVNQVASDLNNVTSVFSSDIRLSSELSGSINDLNTLDTNLLFDPGRQQGQDDDATLEELKNDPLFQQICNESINSMTASGFEWMESKDHPAVEMLG is encoded by the exons CGATCAGATCTCCATGTCGTCCAGCCGTGCCCAGCAGATGCACGCCTTCTCGTGGATACGGAACACCTTGGAAGAGCACCCCGAGACATCCCTTCCCAAGCAGGAGGTTTATGATGAATACAA GAGCTATTGTGACAATCTTGGCTACCACCCATTAAGTGCTGCTGACTTTGGAAAGAtcatgaaaaatgtctttccaaATATGAAGGCCCGCCGTCTAGGCACAAGAGGCAAATCAAA ATATTGCTACAGTGGACTGAGGAAGAAGGCTTTTGTGCATATGCCAACACTGCCCAACCTTGACTTTCACAAAACTGGAGATGGG TTGGATGGGGCAGAGCCATCTGGGCAGCTGCAAAGTGCTGATGAGGAAGTCGTCTCTGCAGCCTGCCGGCTTGTTTGTGAATGGGCCCAGAAAGTGCTGAGCCAGCCTTTTGATACGGTCCTGGAACTGGCTCGTTTCCTTGTGAAAAGTCACTATATCGGTACCAAGTCGATGGCAGCTTTAACAGTAATGGCAGGAGCACCAGCAG GAATAAAAGGGATCCCCCAGCCCTCAGCTTTTATACCTACTGCTGAAAGTAATTCCTTTCAACCACAAGTGAAAACTCTGCCATCTCCTGTTGAtgccaagcagcagctgcagcgtAAGATccagaagaagcagcaagaacagAAACTGCAGTCTCCTTTGCCAGGAGAGTCTCCAGCAAAGAAAACGGAAGGCACCACAACCAACGGCGTGACCAGTATATCTAATGGAAGTCCTGCAATTCTGTCTCCTCCGCCTATTGGCATTGTTGTGGcagctgtccccagccccatacCG GTGCCAAGGACCAGGCAGTTGGTGACGTCTCCAAGTCCTATGGGATCGTCTGATAGCAAGGTCCTGCCGCTCAACGTTCAGGTGGTCACTCAGCACATGCAATCAGTCAAGCAGCCACCAAAGACTCCCCAGAACGTTCCCGCCAGCCCGGTTGGTGACCGCTCTGCCCGGCATCGCTACCCGCAGATCTTACCGAAACCAGCAAACACCAGTGCTCTCACCATCCGCTCTCCCACAACGGTGCTCTTCACCAGTAGCCCAATCAAGACTGTTGTGCCAGCTCCACATGTGAATTCCTTAAATGTGGTAAAAATGACAGCAATATCTCTTGCCCCAAGCAGCAGTAGCGTGCCCGTCAAACAGACGCCTTCAGGTAGCAGTAATGCAGGAGCAGTGGAAGAAGGGAGGACTGGTCCACAGATCAAAAATGGATCTGTTGTTTCACTTCAGTCTCCAGGATCCAAGCCTAGCACTGTTGTGGCTGCACCTGCGGTCAAGGTCAAAATGGAACCTGAAGCATTGCTGGATGAGAACTCAGTACAGGGCCAGGAGAGCTCTGATGTGTCTAAATCCGTAAAGGCAACCCCTGACCTGCCTCCTGCTCAACTAATTAATTTTGAGGTTGCAACCTTGAAGGTTTCAGCTGATGATGTTGTGGAGACAAAACCAGATAAGGGCTGTGATCAGGGAGCTGAAGAAGCAGGGACCAAATATAAAACACAGTCTGATGAGATCACACCAGTTTCTTCAGCAGGCAATAATCAAAGCACTATAAAGCTCTCAGTTGCCAGTCAAAACTTGTCCAGCACCAGCATCGGTTCACCTCCTACTGGTGAGTCTGCGATTAAAGACAAAACGTGCACTAAAAGTCCAAGAAAGCGACAACCTTCTACACTTCAGGATTCCCAGCTGCCACCTGTAAAGAAACCACTGGTGGAGCAGCTTTCAGCTGGTAGTGCTGTGGAGGgtcaaaaagcaaacagtgttAAGAAGTCTCCGAAGGCTGGATCATTAGCAAACAGTGACAATACAGCAACACTTGCTCAAGTTCCCAGCAACATACCTGTGAAGGTACCTGtaccttctgcagctgcagcaaactTAACAACAGACTTTTCTTTGAGCACCAATGTAAATACCAGTGATTCTGCTTTAGTACAGCAGCTTGCATCAGCATCATCTCCagatataaaagtaaaattggAAGGAAACTTGTTTATCATAGAGAATGATTCAAAATCTGATGGCAGCTTTAACCCAAATACATGGCACCATATCACCAAAACCTCTGACTTTGCATCTGTGAATTGTGAACAGCAGCAAGACATCAGTGTTATGACCATTGCAGGGCACTCTGGCTCTAGTGACTTACAGGAATCGGCGTGGGAGCCAGTGGACTGTGAAGGTATGCAACAGGATGTGTACAATCAGCAGTTACAGAGCCAGATTCAGGACTCCTCCTTGGGTCAAATACAAGCACAGTCTTCAAATCAGTTACCTCTGCAGTCGGAGCTGAAAGAGTTTGAGCATACAGTCCCGCAGTCAAACGACAACTTCTTTTCATTTGATGATGACCTTACCCAGGACAGCATTGTGGAGGAGCTGGTGCTCATGGAGGAGCAAATGTCCATGAATAATTCCCATCCTTACGGTGGCTGTCTAGGAATGGCACTTCAGAGTCAAACTGCTGCTCAAGGAGCTCCTGTGTCATCTCATCCCAGCAGCACGCACTTCTACCATTCAATCCATAACAACAGCACTCCGATTCACACTCCTACCCCCACCCCGACCCCAACTCCCACCCCAACCCCGACTCCAACACCCACCTCCGAAATGATCGCTGGGTCTCAGAACATGTCCCGAGAGAGCCCCTGTTCAAGGCTGGCTCAGACGACTCCTGTAGACAGTGCCCTAGGAAGCAGCCGGCATACTCCCATCGGCACGCCGCAttcaaactgcagcagcagcgttCCTCCAAGTCCCGTGGAATGCCGAAACCCATTTGCATTTACTCCCATCAGCTCCAGTATGGCTTACCATGATGCCAGCATTATATCAAGTAGCCCTGTGAAGCCAATGCAGCGGCCTATGGCTACCCATCCTGACAAAACCAAGCTTGAGTGGATGAATAATGGCTACAGTGGCGTTAGCAACTCGTCTGTTGCAAACCACGGCATCCTTACGAGCTATCAGGAGCTGGTGGAAGACCGCTTCAGGAAACCTCACGCTTTTGCTGTTCCTGGCCAGTCATACCAGTCCCAGCCGCGCCACCACGATACTCACTTTGGCCGTGTGACTCCTGTTTCACCTGTGCAGCACCAGGCAGCTCCTGTCAGCAGCACCACCAAGCAAGAGGGCTTTGCTGTTCCTGCTCCTTTGGACAACAAAGGAACCGGTTCCTCTCTCAATAACAGTCTGAGATGCCGGAGTGTGAGCCCTGCTGTCCATCGCCAGCGGAATCTCAGTGGAAGCACCGTTTACCCTGTTTCAAATATACCGCGCTCTAACCTGACGCCTTTTGGAAGTCCGGTGACTCCTGAAGTTCACAATGTATTTGCTAATATCCATGCAGACACCAGTGCCAATAACATAGCGCAAAGAAGCCAGTCAGTCCCATTGACTGTGATGATGCAGACAGCTTTCCCGtctcttcagaaacaaacaaacactaaaaaaataacCAATGTGTTGTTAAACAAACTTGATTCTGATAGTGATGATGCAGTGAGAGGTTTGGGAATGAACAACATGCCCTCTAATTACACAGCCAGGATGAATCTCACTCAGATTTTAGAGACATCTGCCGCTTTTCCTAGTGCCAACCCACAAAATATGATCAATTCCAGCACTTCGGTTTATGAATTCCAAACACCAAATTACCTCACAAAAAACAGCAGCACCGATCAGatcagtttttcttctggagaTAACCAAGCACAATCAGACATCGGAGAGCAGCAGTTAGATTTTAGCAGTGCtgtaaaagacattttaggCGAGGACAGTCTGCCAACAAACCAGCAGCTGGTGAATCAGGTGGCATCAGATCTCAATAACGTTACATCTGTCTTTTCCAGCGACATCAGGTTGTCTTCCGAGCTCTCAGGCAGCATTAACGATCTGAATACTTTAGACACAAATCTACTGTTTGATCCAGGTCGTCAGCAGGGACAAGACGATGATGCTACACTGGAGGAATTAAAAAACGACCCCTTGTTTCAACAAATCTGCAATGAATCCATTAACTCAATGACTGCATCAGGATTTGAGTGGATGGAGAGCAAGGATCATCCTGCTGTTGAAATGTTGGGTTAA
- the RFX7 gene encoding DNA-binding protein RFX7 isoform X1 gives MAEEQQPEGQPPRRLAGTPVPGGTLPALVPGLQGGEASALQHKICSSICKTVQSKVDCILQEVEKFTDLEKLYLYLQLPSGPNNGDKSDQISMSSSRAQQMHAFSWIRNTLEEHPETSLPKQEVYDEYKSYCDNLGYHPLSAADFGKIMKNVFPNMKARRLGTRGKSKYCYSGLRKKAFVHMPTLPNLDFHKTGDGLDGAEPSGQLQSADEEVVSAACRLVCEWAQKVLSQPFDTVLELARFLVKSHYIGTKSMAALTVMAGAPAGIKGIPQPSAFIPTAESNSFQPQVKTLPSPVDAKQQLQRKIQKKQQEQKLQSPLPGESPAKKTEGTTTNGVTSISNGSPAILSPPPIGIVVAAVPSPIPVPRTRQLVTSPSPMGSSDSKVLPLNVQVVTQHMQSVKQPPKTPQNVPASPVGDRSARHRYPQILPKPANTSALTIRSPTTVLFTSSPIKTVVPAPHVNSLNVVKMTAISLAPSSSSVPVKQTPSGSSNAGAVEEGRTGPQIKNGSVVSLQSPGSKPSTVVAAPAVKVKMEPEALLDENSVQGQESSDVSKSVKATPDLPPAQLINFEVATLKVSADDVVETKPDKGCDQGAEEAGTKYKTQSDEITPVSSAGNNQSTIKLSVASQNLSSTSIGSPPTGESAIKDKTCTKSPRKRQPSTLQDSQLPPVKKPLVEQLSAGSAVEGQKANSVKKSPKAGSLANSDNTATLAQVPSNIPVKVPVPSAAAANLTTDFSLSTNVNTSDSALVQQLASASSPDIKVKLEGNLFIIENDSKSDGSFNPNTWHHITKTSDFASVNCEQQQDISVMTIAGHSGSSDLQESAWEPVDCEGMQQDVYNQQLQSQIQDSSLGQIQAQSSNQLPLQSELKEFEHTVPQSNDNFFSFDDDLTQDSIVEELVLMEEQMSMNNSHPYGGCLGMALQSQTAAQGAPVSSHPSSTHFYHSIHNNSTPIHTPTPTPTPTPTPTPTPTPTSEMIAGSQNMSRESPCSRLAQTTPVDSALGSSRHTPIGTPHSNCSSSVPPSPVECRNPFAFTPISSSMAYHDASIISSSPVKPMQRPMATHPDKTKLEWMNNGYSGVSNSSVANHGILTSYQELVEDRFRKPHAFAVPGQSYQSQPRHHDTHFGRVTPVSPVQHQAAPVSSTTKQEGFAVPAPLDNKGTGSSLNNSLRCRSVSPAVHRQRNLSGSTVYPVSNIPRSNLTPFGSPVTPEVHNVFANIHADTSANNIAQRSQSVPLTVMMQTAFPSLQKQTNTKKITNVLLNKLDSDSDDAVRGLGMNNMPSNYTARMNLTQILETSAAFPSANPQNMINSSTSVYEFQTPNYLTKNSSTDQISFSSGDNQAQSDIGEQQLDFSSAVKDILGEDSLPTNQQLVNQVASDLNNVTSVFSSDIRLSSELSGSINDLNTLDTNLLFDPGRQQGQDDDATLEELKNDPLFQQICNESINSMTASGFEWMESKDHPAVEMLG, from the exons CGATCAGATCTCCATGTCGTCCAGCCGTGCCCAGCAGATGCACGCCTTCTCGTGGATACGGAACACCTTGGAAGAGCACCCCGAGACATCCCTTCCCAAGCAGGAGGTTTATGATGAATACAA GAGCTATTGTGACAATCTTGGCTACCACCCATTAAGTGCTGCTGACTTTGGAAAGAtcatgaaaaatgtctttccaaATATGAAGGCCCGCCGTCTAGGCACAAGAGGCAAATCAAA ATATTGCTACAGTGGACTGAGGAAGAAGGCTTTTGTGCATATGCCAACACTGCCCAACCTTGACTTTCACAAAACTGGAGATGGG TTGGATGGGGCAGAGCCATCTGGGCAGCTGCAAAGTGCTGATGAGGAAGTCGTCTCTGCAGCCTGCCGGCTTGTTTGTGAATGGGCCCAGAAAGTGCTGAGCCAGCCTTTTGATACGGTCCTGGAACTGGCTCGTTTCCTTGTGAAAAGTCACTATATCGGTACCAAGTCGATGGCAGCTTTAACAGTAATGGCAGGAGCACCAGCAG GAATAAAAGGGATCCCCCAGCCCTCAGCTTTTATACCTACTGCTGAAAGTAATTCCTTTCAACCACAAGTGAAAACTCTGCCATCTCCTGTTGAtgccaagcagcagctgcagcgtAAGATccagaagaagcagcaagaacagAAACTGCAGTCTCCTTTGCCAGGAGAGTCTCCAGCAAAGAAAACGGAAGGCACCACAACCAACGGCGTGACCAGTATATCTAATGGAAGTCCTGCAATTCTGTCTCCTCCGCCTATTGGCATTGTTGTGGcagctgtccccagccccatacCG GTGCCAAGGACCAGGCAGTTGGTGACGTCTCCAAGTCCTATGGGATCGTCTGATAGCAAGGTCCTGCCGCTCAACGTTCAGGTGGTCACTCAGCACATGCAATCAGTCAAGCAGCCACCAAAGACTCCCCAGAACGTTCCCGCCAGCCCGGTTGGTGACCGCTCTGCCCGGCATCGCTACCCGCAGATCTTACCGAAACCAGCAAACACCAGTGCTCTCACCATCCGCTCTCCCACAACGGTGCTCTTCACCAGTAGCCCAATCAAGACTGTTGTGCCAGCTCCACATGTGAATTCCTTAAATGTGGTAAAAATGACAGCAATATCTCTTGCCCCAAGCAGCAGTAGCGTGCCCGTCAAACAGACGCCTTCAGGTAGCAGTAATGCAGGAGCAGTGGAAGAAGGGAGGACTGGTCCACAGATCAAAAATGGATCTGTTGTTTCACTTCAGTCTCCAGGATCCAAGCCTAGCACTGTTGTGGCTGCACCTGCGGTCAAGGTCAAAATGGAACCTGAAGCATTGCTGGATGAGAACTCAGTACAGGGCCAGGAGAGCTCTGATGTGTCTAAATCCGTAAAGGCAACCCCTGACCTGCCTCCTGCTCAACTAATTAATTTTGAGGTTGCAACCTTGAAGGTTTCAGCTGATGATGTTGTGGAGACAAAACCAGATAAGGGCTGTGATCAGGGAGCTGAAGAAGCAGGGACCAAATATAAAACACAGTCTGATGAGATCACACCAGTTTCTTCAGCAGGCAATAATCAAAGCACTATAAAGCTCTCAGTTGCCAGTCAAAACTTGTCCAGCACCAGCATCGGTTCACCTCCTACTGGTGAGTCTGCGATTAAAGACAAAACGTGCACTAAAAGTCCAAGAAAGCGACAACCTTCTACACTTCAGGATTCCCAGCTGCCACCTGTAAAGAAACCACTGGTGGAGCAGCTTTCAGCTGGTAGTGCTGTGGAGGgtcaaaaagcaaacagtgttAAGAAGTCTCCGAAGGCTGGATCATTAGCAAACAGTGACAATACAGCAACACTTGCTCAAGTTCCCAGCAACATACCTGTGAAGGTACCTGtaccttctgcagctgcagcaaactTAACAACAGACTTTTCTTTGAGCACCAATGTAAATACCAGTGATTCTGCTTTAGTACAGCAGCTTGCATCAGCATCATCTCCagatataaaagtaaaattggAAGGAAACTTGTTTATCATAGAGAATGATTCAAAATCTGATGGCAGCTTTAACCCAAATACATGGCACCATATCACCAAAACCTCTGACTTTGCATCTGTGAATTGTGAACAGCAGCAAGACATCAGTGTTATGACCATTGCAGGGCACTCTGGCTCTAGTGACTTACAGGAATCGGCGTGGGAGCCAGTGGACTGTGAAGGTATGCAACAGGATGTGTACAATCAGCAGTTACAGAGCCAGATTCAGGACTCCTCCTTGGGTCAAATACAAGCACAGTCTTCAAATCAGTTACCTCTGCAGTCGGAGCTGAAAGAGTTTGAGCATACAGTCCCGCAGTCAAACGACAACTTCTTTTCATTTGATGATGACCTTACCCAGGACAGCATTGTGGAGGAGCTGGTGCTCATGGAGGAGCAAATGTCCATGAATAATTCCCATCCTTACGGTGGCTGTCTAGGAATGGCACTTCAGAGTCAAACTGCTGCTCAAGGAGCTCCTGTGTCATCTCATCCCAGCAGCACGCACTTCTACCATTCAATCCATAACAACAGCACTCCGATTCACACTCCTACCCCCACCCCGACCCCAACTCCCACCCCAACCCCGACTCCAACACCCACCTCCGAAATGATCGCTGGGTCTCAGAACATGTCCCGAGAGAGCCCCTGTTCAAGGCTGGCTCAGACGACTCCTGTAGACAGTGCCCTAGGAAGCAGCCGGCATACTCCCATCGGCACGCCGCAttcaaactgcagcagcagcgttCCTCCAAGTCCCGTGGAATGCCGAAACCCATTTGCATTTACTCCCATCAGCTCCAGTATGGCTTACCATGATGCCAGCATTATATCAAGTAGCCCTGTGAAGCCAATGCAGCGGCCTATGGCTACCCATCCTGACAAAACCAAGCTTGAGTGGATGAATAATGGCTACAGTGGCGTTAGCAACTCGTCTGTTGCAAACCACGGCATCCTTACGAGCTATCAGGAGCTGGTGGAAGACCGCTTCAGGAAACCTCACGCTTTTGCTGTTCCTGGCCAGTCATACCAGTCCCAGCCGCGCCACCACGATACTCACTTTGGCCGTGTGACTCCTGTTTCACCTGTGCAGCACCAGGCAGCTCCTGTCAGCAGCACCACCAAGCAAGAGGGCTTTGCTGTTCCTGCTCCTTTGGACAACAAAGGAACCGGTTCCTCTCTCAATAACAGTCTGAGATGCCGGAGTGTGAGCCCTGCTGTCCATCGCCAGCGGAATCTCAGTGGAAGCACCGTTTACCCTGTTTCAAATATACCGCGCTCTAACCTGACGCCTTTTGGAAGTCCGGTGACTCCTGAAGTTCACAATGTATTTGCTAATATCCATGCAGACACCAGTGCCAATAACATAGCGCAAAGAAGCCAGTCAGTCCCATTGACTGTGATGATGCAGACAGCTTTCCCGtctcttcagaaacaaacaaacactaaaaaaataacCAATGTGTTGTTAAACAAACTTGATTCTGATAGTGATGATGCAGTGAGAGGTTTGGGAATGAACAACATGCCCTCTAATTACACAGCCAGGATGAATCTCACTCAGATTTTAGAGACATCTGCCGCTTTTCCTAGTGCCAACCCACAAAATATGATCAATTCCAGCACTTCGGTTTATGAATTCCAAACACCAAATTACCTCACAAAAAACAGCAGCACCGATCAGatcagtttttcttctggagaTAACCAAGCACAATCAGACATCGGAGAGCAGCAGTTAGATTTTAGCAGTGCtgtaaaagacattttaggCGAGGACAGTCTGCCAACAAACCAGCAGCTGGTGAATCAGGTGGCATCAGATCTCAATAACGTTACATCTGTCTTTTCCAGCGACATCAGGTTGTCTTCCGAGCTCTCAGGCAGCATTAACGATCTGAATACTTTAGACACAAATCTACTGTTTGATCCAGGTCGTCAGCAGGGACAAGACGATGATGCTACACTGGAGGAATTAAAAAACGACCCCTTGTTTCAACAAATCTGCAATGAATCCATTAACTCAATGACTGCATCAGGATTTGAGTGGATGGAGAGCAAGGATCATCCTGCTGTTGAAATGTTGGGTTAA